GAGGAGCGCCTCACCTGGTCCGACCTGCTCGGCGGACTCATCCAGACCGCCGTGCGCTGGACGCTCCGGGTCAGCAAGAGCCGGGATTTGACGCTCTACGGCTACTGCATGGGCGGCACGCTCGCGCTCGCGTACACGTCGCTGTATCCCGAAGGCATCCGCAACCTGGTGGCGCAGGCCACGCCCGTGGACTTCAGCAAGGGCGGCGTCTACACGCTGTGGACCTCCGCCAACCACTTCGACGTGGACTCGCTGGTGGACGCCTACGGCAACGTGCCCACGCCCGTGCTGGAGAGCGGCTTCCTCATGGTGGCGCCCGTGCAGCGCGTCACCCGCTGGCTGGAGGTGTGCCGCCGCATCGATGACCCGGACTTCGTCACCACGTTCCTCGCGATGGAGCGCTGGGGCGCCGACCCCGTGCCCTTCCCCGGCGAGGTCTATCGCCAGTACATCAAGGACTGCTACCAGCAGAACCTCTTCCACCAGGGGCGCATGAAGGTCGGCGGAGAGAACATCGACCTGGGACGAATCCAGGCCTCCGTGCTCAACGTCATCGCCGAGCAGGACACCATCGCCTTCCCCGCCATGAGCGAGCCCCTGGTGAAGCTGGTGGGCACGAAGGACGCGGAGACGCGGCGCTACCCCGTCGGCCACATCGGCCTGTCCGCGTCCAGCAAGGGCTCCACCCACGTGTGGCCGTCCATCGCCGAATGGATTGGCGCTCGCTCGAAAGCGATGGAGTCATGAGCACCGCGTTCCCGAACAGGACCTCCGGCGTGCAGGTGCGCGAAGGCTCCCTCCGGCTGAAGGACGGACGACGGCTCGCCTACGTGGAGTCGGGCGACCTGGACGGCGTCCCCGTCTTCTTCATCCACGGCAACCCGGGCTCGCGCTACATGCGGCACCCGGATGACCGCATCACCCACGGGCTGGGCGTGCGCCTCATCACGCCGGACCGCCCCGGCTACGGATTGTCCGACCATCAACCGGGCCGCACGCTGCTCGACTTCCCGAGCGACCTGGAGCAGCTCGCCAACGCGCTGGGCATCGGGCGCTTCTCCCTCTTCGGCGTGTCCGCGGGCGGCCCCTACGCCGCGGTCTCCACGTGGCACCTGGACGACCGCATCCTCCGCGCGGCCATCGTCTCCGGCGCCTCGCCGCTCAAGCGTCCCGGTGGCATGGAGGGCGTCAATCGAGACTACCGCAACGCCTACGCCATGGCTGCCTGGCCCGAGTGGGTGCTGCACCCGCTGCTCGCGATGCATGACCGACAGGTACGCGCGAACCCCGACCGGGCGCTCGCCGCGGTGATGG
The Myxococcus fulvus DNA segment above includes these coding regions:
- a CDS encoding alpha/beta fold hydrolase, translated to MTASSPQRLRSFVTSQFQLTRAVAHALKARPFNPYPYLKPFIERASGVREPPVSATPHTVVYTRGSMRLLRYAAPRRRHRTPILFVYSLINRWYILDFLPGRSLIEHLTNEGFDVYAIDWGVPGQEEERLTWSDLLGGLIQTAVRWTLRVSKSRDLTLYGYCMGGTLALAYTSLYPEGIRNLVAQATPVDFSKGGVYTLWTSANHFDVDSLVDAYGNVPTPVLESGFLMVAPVQRVTRWLEVCRRIDDPDFVTTFLAMERWGADPVPFPGEVYRQYIKDCYQQNLFHQGRMKVGGENIDLGRIQASVLNVIAEQDTIAFPAMSEPLVKLVGTKDAETRRYPVGHIGLSASSKGSTHVWPSIAEWIGARSKAMES
- a CDS encoding alpha/beta fold hydrolase is translated as MSTAFPNRTSGVQVREGSLRLKDGRRLAYVESGDLDGVPVFFIHGNPGSRYMRHPDDRITHGLGVRLITPDRPGYGLSDHQPGRTLLDFPSDLEQLANALGIGRFSLFGVSAGGPYAAVSTWHLDDRILRAAIVSGASPLKRPGGMEGVNRDYRNAYAMAAWPEWVLHPLLAMHDRQVRANPDRALAAVMAHASPDDRRVLSDPLIAAQVQGWRREATRRGVAGIRREAHILASPWDFPLEEIRRDVDLWYWDGDSIVPPQMGRYLASRIPTAVPHFLPGGGHFSLYSHWRDILTPLARAGG